From Chryseobacterium shandongense, the proteins below share one genomic window:
- a CDS encoding LytR/AlgR family response regulator transcription factor, producing the protein MIRTVIIEDEKPASRKLERMLGEFADIEVVAKIESVEEGISWFSENEHPQLIFSDIVLGDGLSFDIFEKVPTKAFIIYTTAFDQYTLKAFKLNSIDYLLKPILDEDLGAAIEKFKSFIPSDNSVNSQEIKQLIKKDKTTLSRILVKIGYNLKIVQTHEVSCFYSENKIVYLQTQERAFPSDFTLDELEDILDEKTFFRINRQFIINSDYIKNIHTSPNYKVELDFQPKEEITVSRDRVKDFKDWLVN; encoded by the coding sequence ATGATAAGAACAGTCATTATCGAAGACGAAAAACCGGCTTCAAGAAAATTGGAAAGAATGCTTGGCGAATTTGCTGATATAGAAGTGGTTGCCAAAATAGAATCCGTAGAAGAAGGCATCTCGTGGTTTTCTGAAAATGAACATCCTCAGCTTATTTTTTCTGACATTGTACTGGGAGATGGCCTGTCATTCGACATTTTTGAAAAAGTTCCTACCAAAGCCTTTATTATATATACTACAGCCTTTGACCAATATACGCTGAAAGCATTTAAATTGAATAGCATCGACTATCTTTTAAAACCAATTTTAGACGAAGATCTTGGTGCCGCCATTGAAAAATTTAAATCATTTATTCCTTCGGATAATTCTGTTAATTCTCAGGAAATAAAGCAGTTGATTAAAAAAGATAAAACCACGCTTTCCAGAATTTTGGTTAAAATAGGGTATAATCTTAAAATTGTACAGACGCACGAAGTAAGCTGTTTTTATAGCGAAAATAAAATCGTTTATCTGCAGACTCAAGAGCGTGCTTTTCCTTCGGATTTTACATTGGATGAACTGGAAGATATTCTGGATGAAAAGACATTCTTTAGGATAAACCGACAGTTTATCATCAATTCAGATTATATTAAAAATATCCATACTTCACCCAATTATAAAGTGGAGCTTGATTTTCAGCCTAAAGAAGAAATTACGGTAAGCCGGGACCGGGTGAAGGATTTTAAAGATTGGCTGGTAAATTAA
- a CDS encoding glycosyltransferase family 4 protein produces MNRKKIIVSAFSNLNTDQRIEKVCKTMYKKGYEIELIGNTWGEDEKLSRPYPVSKIKMISKSLKTAYFEFNWKLYKAIKKRADRETILYANDLDALLPNYLIAKKYQIPLIFDSHEIFSEMPAIQGKMSQKLWRYVEKSILPNLSFMITASSGYAGWFKKRYGIQATVVQNAPQKLNFSVEISENNPKIILYQGVINPFRGIDKAILAMHHLENVIFKIAGDGPRKKEYEELVVKESLQDKVLFLGKLLPEDLRKVTLTADCGMSIEENGGKSYYYSLPNKVLDCIQARVPLIVSDLPEMRHIKNQFTIGEIIKDHSPENIAQAIQSVLSKGRGAYLPELEKAANMLCWENEEVKLLRILEKASS; encoded by the coding sequence ATGAACAGAAAAAAAATTATTGTCTCGGCCTTCAGTAATCTTAATACAGACCAGCGTATCGAAAAGGTTTGTAAAACCATGTATAAAAAAGGCTATGAGATTGAGCTGATCGGTAATACATGGGGTGAGGATGAAAAATTGTCACGCCCTTATCCGGTTTCGAAGATAAAAATGATTTCGAAAAGTTTAAAGACCGCTTATTTTGAATTCAACTGGAAATTATATAAAGCGATAAAGAAGAGAGCAGACAGGGAAACGATACTTTATGCCAATGATCTGGACGCTTTGCTGCCCAACTATTTAATTGCTAAAAAATATCAGATTCCGCTGATTTTTGACAGCCATGAAATTTTTTCCGAAATGCCGGCCATTCAGGGCAAAATGTCACAAAAATTGTGGAGATATGTAGAAAAAAGCATACTTCCTAATCTTAGTTTTATGATTACAGCAAGCTCCGGCTATGCAGGATGGTTTAAGAAACGATACGGAATTCAGGCAACTGTTGTACAGAATGCTCCGCAAAAACTTAATTTCAGTGTTGAAATTTCTGAAAATAATCCTAAAATTATTTTATATCAGGGTGTTATCAATCCGTTTCGTGGAATAGATAAGGCTATTCTGGCCATGCATCATCTGGAAAATGTTATTTTTAAGATTGCAGGCGACGGTCCCAGAAAGAAAGAATATGAAGAACTCGTAGTGAAAGAAAGTCTTCAGGATAAGGTTTTGTTCCTGGGAAAACTTTTACCGGAAGATTTACGGAAAGTTACGCTTACTGCAGATTGCGGAATGAGTATCGAAGAAAATGGCGGGAAAAGCTATTATTATTCGCTTCCGAATAAGGTGTTGGATTGTATTCAGGCACGTGTTCCTTTGATAGTATCAGACCTTCCTGAAATGCGGCACATTAAAAATCAATTTACTATTGGTGAAATCATAAAGGATCACAGCCCGGAAAATATAGCTCAGGCCATTCAGTCTGTTTTAAGTAAAGGAAGGGGCGCATATTTGCCAGAACTTGAAAAAGCCGCGAATATGCTGTGTTGGGAAAATGAAGAAGTTAAATTGCTGAGAATTCTTGAGAAGGCATCTTCTTAA
- a CDS encoding 2TM domain-containing protein: protein MNYIQAQQRVQDLKKFYKNLLWFGIVAIFIFADDILEKGIFNLSLWDGSIILAIWGIILTVKAVKLFIFDSEWERGIIEKEMKKTKEPIQL from the coding sequence ATGAACTACATTCAGGCACAACAAAGAGTACAAGATTTAAAAAAATTCTACAAAAACCTTTTATGGTTTGGAATCGTTGCCATATTCATTTTCGCAGATGATATTCTGGAAAAAGGAATTTTCAACCTTTCCCTTTGGGACGGATCAATAATTCTGGCAATCTGGGGAATTATTTTAACCGTGAAAGCCGTAAAGCTTTTCATTTTCGATTCGGAATGGGAAAGAGGCATCATCGAAAAAGAAATGAAAAAGACAAAAGAACCGATTCAGCTTTAG
- a CDS encoding glycine-rich domain-containing protein, which translates to METKIILQQDPLWQRLQNFSLDQLNVDFPFSKKLSKEENWTDSFTAKAIEEYKKFVYLCCTLPNGASPSEVVDKVWHMHLIYTRNYWEEFCPDILQRKLHHDPSQGGQKENEKHKTWFNETLKSYREIFQQEPPQDIWKPDQKIPSNNENNSYLRKIALLLTCAFIIYSCSENNNSGLGIFFTIIFSFVIIVLIIKALTKNSESNKNNTETGGDGAFFYTCGSDSSQGDGGSSSYSSSCGGGCGGCGGGD; encoded by the coding sequence ATGGAAACAAAAATCATATTACAACAGGACCCACTTTGGCAAAGACTTCAAAACTTTTCATTAGACCAACTGAATGTTGATTTTCCCTTTTCTAAAAAGCTTTCAAAAGAAGAAAACTGGACAGACAGTTTTACGGCAAAAGCGATTGAAGAATACAAAAAATTTGTCTATCTCTGCTGTACACTGCCCAACGGAGCTTCCCCAAGTGAAGTTGTTGATAAAGTATGGCATATGCATTTAATCTATACCCGGAATTATTGGGAAGAATTCTGCCCCGATATTCTGCAAAGAAAACTGCACCATGATCCGTCTCAGGGAGGGCAAAAGGAAAATGAAAAGCACAAAACCTGGTTTAATGAAACCTTAAAAAGCTACCGCGAAATCTTTCAGCAGGAACCGCCGCAAGACATCTGGAAACCGGATCAAAAAATACCTTCAAACAATGAAAATAATTCATACCTACGTAAAATTGCTCTCCTGCTAACCTGTGCTTTCATCATTTATTCCTGTTCTGAAAATAATAACTCAGGATTAGGAATATTTTTTACGATAATTTTCTCCTTTGTAATTATTGTGTTGATTATAAAAGCACTTACTAAAAACAGTGAATCAAATAAAAATAACACGGAAACAGGAGGTGACGGAGCTTTTTTCTATACCTGCGGAAGTGACAGCTCCCAAGGAGACGGAGGAAGTTCATCATATAGCAGCAGTTGTGGAGGAGGATGCGGAGGATGTGGTGGCGGAGATTAA
- a CDS encoding ATP-dependent Clp protease ATP-binding subunit, producing MDYKFSQGLSQVFKQSKSEAKRLKSEFLNTEHLLLGIIKTENSAKEILQNLNADLTQIRRKIETLNTASLNPISEEVTNISFTKMADHAVKRAELECRQYKSNEINTVHLLLGILYKYEDPTSTILGAYDIDYEGVSKEYQTMLKNSGQSPQMSAYDDDDEREEFEQMRKPTGNLGSAKSKTPTLDNFGRDLTSLARDGKLDPVIGREKEIERVSQILSRRKKNNPLLIGEPGVGKSAIAEGLALRIQQKKVSRVLYGKRVITLDLASLVAGTKYRGQFEERMKAIMTELEKNRDVILFIDELHTIVGAGSSTGSLDASNMFKPALARGEIQCIGATTLDEYRQYIEKDGALERRFQKVMVEPTSIDETVQILNQIKDKYEEHHNVIYTPEAIAACVNLTSRYITDRFLPDKAIDAMDEAGSRVYIKNMKVPTEIIDFEKKIEDIKELKQKAVKAQDYLEARKLKDEEERLQMELNSAQDKWDKDVKEKKETVTEENVAEVVSMMSGVPVTKVGKNELDKLAGMDGNLNGKVIGQEDAVKKVVKAIQRNRAGLKDPNRPIGTFIFLGTTGVGKTELAKVMARELFDSDEALIRIDMSEYMEKFAVSRLVGAPPGYVGYEEGGQLTEAVRRKPYAVVLLDEIEKAHPDVFNILLQILDEGHVTDSLGRKIDFRNTIIILTSNIGTRDLKDFGDGVGFGTSAKKSSTDTRARSTIENALKKAFAPEFLNRIDDIIIFNSLEQTDIKRIIDLELGKLYNRLEKLGYKVELTEEAKDFISEKGWDKDFGARPLKRAIQKYIEDLLAEMLVNKQLNEGETVVLDVNEAKDGLTGKTSKPKKSAEKSSQS from the coding sequence ATGGATTATAAGTTTTCACAAGGTTTGAGCCAGGTGTTCAAACAAAGCAAAAGCGAAGCGAAAAGGCTGAAAAGTGAATTTCTTAATACAGAACATCTACTTTTAGGTATTATAAAAACGGAAAACTCTGCAAAAGAAATCCTTCAAAACCTTAATGCGGATTTAACACAAATCAGAAGAAAAATTGAAACTTTAAATACAGCAAGTCTTAATCCTATATCTGAAGAGGTTACCAATATTTCTTTCACGAAAATGGCAGATCATGCCGTTAAACGTGCGGAACTGGAATGCCGGCAATATAAAAGCAATGAGATTAATACCGTTCATTTGCTTTTAGGCATTCTTTACAAATATGAGGATCCTACTTCAACTATTTTAGGAGCTTACGATATTGATTATGAAGGAGTTTCAAAGGAATATCAGACCATGCTTAAAAATTCCGGACAATCGCCTCAAATGAGTGCGTATGATGACGATGACGAAAGAGAGGAATTTGAGCAAATGAGAAAACCTACAGGAAATTTAGGTTCTGCAAAAAGTAAAACCCCAACTTTGGATAACTTCGGTAGAGACCTTACCTCTTTGGCAAGAGATGGAAAATTAGATCCTGTTATCGGCCGTGAAAAAGAGATTGAAAGAGTTTCTCAGATTCTATCCCGCAGAAAGAAAAACAATCCGCTTCTTATCGGGGAGCCGGGTGTTGGTAAGTCTGCTATTGCTGAAGGCTTGGCATTGAGAATTCAACAGAAGAAAGTTTCACGAGTTCTTTACGGAAAACGTGTGATTACATTAGATTTGGCAAGTTTAGTTGCAGGAACGAAATACCGTGGTCAGTTTGAAGAAAGAATGAAAGCAATCATGACCGAGCTGGAAAAGAACAGAGATGTCATTTTATTTATTGACGAGCTTCACACCATCGTTGGTGCAGGAAGTTCAACAGGAAGTTTGGATGCATCCAATATGTTTAAGCCTGCTTTGGCAAGAGGAGAAATTCAATGCATCGGGGCTACAACGCTAGATGAATACCGTCAGTATATTGAAAAAGACGGCGCATTAGAAAGAAGATTCCAAAAAGTAATGGTGGAACCTACTTCTATTGATGAAACTGTTCAGATTCTTAACCAGATTAAAGACAAGTACGAAGAACATCATAATGTAATCTATACTCCTGAAGCAATTGCAGCGTGTGTTAACCTTACATCGAGATATATTACAGACCGCTTCTTACCGGATAAAGCAATTGATGCAATGGATGAAGCCGGATCCCGTGTGTATATTAAAAACATGAAGGTTCCTACTGAAATCATTGATTTTGAAAAGAAAATTGAAGATATCAAAGAATTAAAACAGAAAGCAGTAAAAGCTCAGGATTATCTTGAAGCAAGAAAACTGAAAGATGAAGAAGAAAGACTTCAGATGGAGCTTAATTCTGCGCAGGATAAATGGGACAAAGATGTTAAGGAGAAAAAAGAAACCGTAACAGAAGAAAATGTAGCAGAAGTAGTTTCTATGATGAGCGGTGTCCCTGTAACCAAAGTAGGTAAAAATGAGTTAGATAAACTTGCCGGAATGGATGGAAACCTAAACGGAAAAGTAATCGGTCAGGAAGACGCTGTAAAAAAAGTTGTTAAAGCAATCCAAAGAAACAGAGCGGGGCTTAAAGATCCTAACCGACCAATCGGTACGTTTATTTTCTTAGGAACAACCGGGGTTGGTAAAACCGAGCTGGCTAAAGTAATGGCAAGAGAACTCTTCGATTCTGATGAAGCACTGATTCGAATTGATATGAGTGAATACATGGAAAAATTCGCGGTTTCAAGATTAGTGGGTGCGCCTCCGGGATATGTAGGATACGAGGAGGGTGGACAATTAACGGAAGCTGTAAGAAGAAAACCTTATGCTGTGGTGCTTCTGGATGAGATTGAAAAAGCTCACCCGGATGTATTCAACATCTTGCTGCAGATTTTAGATGAAGGTCATGTTACCGACAGTTTAGGAAGAAAAATTGACTTTAGAAATACGATCATTATCCTTACTTCCAACATTGGTACAAGAGATCTTAAAGATTTCGGTGATGGTGTAGGATTCGGTACTTCCGCTAAAAAATCAAGTACAGACACAAGAGCGAGAAGCACTATTGAAAATGCTCTTAAAAAAGCATTTGCTCCTGAATTCCTGAATAGAATTGATGATATTATAATCTTTAATTCTCTTGAGCAGACCGATATTAAGAGAATCATCGATCTTGAGCTTGGTAAATTATATAACCGACTTGAAAAATTAGGTTATAAAGTAGAATTAACCGAAGAAGCAAAAGACTTTATTTCTGAAAAAGGATGGGATAAAGATTTCGGAGCAAGACCGTTGAAACGAGCGATCCAAAAATACATTGAAGATTTATTAGCTGAAATGCTTGTAAATAAACAATTAAATGAAGGTGAAACTGTAGTTCTCGACGTTAATGAAGCGAAAGACGGATTAACCGGAAAGACTTCTAAGCCTAAAAAATCGGCAGAAAAGTCATCTCAATCCTAA
- a CDS encoding 2TM domain-containing protein, whose product MKRRNFITLCWISLATSMFFFFVFTDEKTLENFMLTIAISSMYSFVLGAGNGLINDFLNKKFPWSEATTKRAVISIVSILLANIILVYFCNYMNFVVFQKAATTEEYFTGKYNYINWFTINIALLISAFLHAKGFMEELKKTSKKEVVEQKLIAKSANAQFESLKNQLDPHFLFNSLNVLSSLIDENPRQAQKFTASMSKIYRYVLEQKDKELVTVEDELEFAKTYCELLKTRFEDSVDFVFDVKKEDYRRFVVPLSLQLLLENCIKHNFATSSKPLIIKIYSENDNLCIENNLQVREQIKESSGIGLANIVQRYALLTKKNVFIEKSEDYFKVKLPILSAKPNVVTEKTNNEDPAYERAQKRVKELKSFYGNLISYCIIIPFLIILNLITSPRNIWFYWPMLGWGIGLVAHGMSVFAIGKGWEEKKIREILEKQNHFKN is encoded by the coding sequence ATGAAACGCAGGAACTTTATTACCTTATGCTGGATATCACTGGCAACATCCATGTTTTTCTTTTTTGTTTTTACAGATGAGAAAACCCTGGAAAATTTTATGCTTACCATTGCCATATCATCCATGTACTCTTTTGTTTTGGGCGCAGGAAATGGTTTAATCAACGATTTTCTCAACAAGAAATTCCCCTGGTCGGAAGCAACTACTAAAAGAGCCGTAATAAGTATTGTTTCTATTCTGTTGGCCAATATCATTCTGGTGTATTTCTGTAATTACATGAATTTTGTCGTTTTCCAGAAAGCAGCGACTACTGAAGAATATTTTACGGGTAAATATAATTATATCAACTGGTTTACCATTAATATCGCACTGCTGATCTCAGCTTTCCTTCACGCAAAAGGTTTCATGGAAGAGCTTAAAAAGACCTCGAAAAAAGAAGTTGTTGAGCAGAAGCTCATTGCAAAATCTGCCAATGCCCAGTTTGAAAGTCTTAAAAATCAGCTTGATCCGCATTTTTTATTTAATTCGTTAAATGTTTTAAGCTCATTAATTGATGAGAATCCGAGACAAGCCCAGAAGTTTACTGCCTCAATGTCAAAGATTTACAGATATGTGCTGGAACAAAAAGACAAAGAACTCGTAACCGTGGAAGATGAGCTGGAATTTGCAAAAACCTATTGTGAACTGCTGAAAACAAGATTTGAAGACAGTGTAGATTTCGTTTTCGATGTTAAAAAAGAAGACTACAGAAGATTTGTTGTTCCGTTGTCGCTTCAGCTGCTCCTGGAAAACTGCATCAAGCACAATTTTGCAACTTCATCAAAACCGCTGATTATCAAAATTTACTCTGAAAATGACAATTTGTGTATTGAGAATAATCTTCAGGTACGGGAGCAGATCAAGGAAAGTTCAGGGATCGGATTGGCCAATATTGTACAGCGATATGCTCTTCTTACAAAGAAAAATGTTTTTATTGAAAAATCTGAAGATTATTTTAAAGTAAAACTTCCGATACTGTCTGCAAAGCCAAACGTTGTCACTGAGAAAACAAATAATGAAGACCCGGCTTACGAACGGGCACAGAAAAGAGTAAAAGAACTTAAAAGCTTTTATGGAAATCTAATCTCTTATTGCATCATCATTCCTTTTTTAATTATTCTCAACCTCATTACTTCACCACGCAATATCTGGTTCTACTGGCCGATGCTGGGATGGGGGATCGGGCTTGTTGCCCACGGAATGAGTGTCTTTGCAATCGGCAAAGGCTGGGAAGAAAAGAAGATCCGGGAAATTTTAGAAAAACAGAATCATTTTAAAAATTAA
- a CDS encoding 2TM domain-containing protein, whose translation MNPISKDDIRYKEAEIRVKKIKSFYVFAFVYFAVNIFIMFINYKELKPGETIWHLKYFSLPIFWGIGLIGYAINVFVPGVILGSNWEEKKIKKLMEKEKESQNKD comes from the coding sequence ATGAATCCTATCAGCAAAGATGACATCAGATACAAAGAAGCCGAAATACGCGTCAAGAAAATTAAAAGTTTCTATGTTTTTGCGTTCGTTTACTTCGCCGTGAATATTTTTATCATGTTTATTAATTATAAGGAATTAAAGCCGGGAGAAACCATCTGGCACCTGAAATACTTCTCACTTCCCATCTTTTGGGGAATAGGGCTTATCGGCTATGCGATCAACGTTTTTGTACCGGGAGTGATTCTCGGAAGCAACTGGGAAGAAAAGAAAATAAAAAAACTGATGGAAAAAGAAAAAGAGAGTCAGAATAAAGATTAA
- a CDS encoding uroporphyrinogen decarboxylase, which produces MNPETAAYIGYSASLFIVLSFILKDVRKIRIVNMIGCICFVIYGIFNGMLWPVIIPNGLICFIQIYYLLFDKNKK; this is translated from the coding sequence ATGAACCCCGAAACTGCTGCTTATATCGGTTATTCTGCATCACTATTTATTGTATTGAGCTTCATCCTGAAAGATGTAAGAAAAATCAGGATTGTCAATATGATCGGATGTATATGTTTTGTGATTTATGGTATTTTTAATGGCATGCTATGGCCGGTGATTATCCCGAACGGACTCATTTGTTTTATACAGATTTATTATCTCTTGTTCGATAAAAATAAAAAATGA
- a CDS encoding methyltransferase family protein produces the protein METLKILFAASMGAWFLSEILYKNILKSGDNDKKGKDQSTLNILWLAIPLSIASSVTVSYLTKIPISGEEWIYYAGVVLIWTGIILRFIIIRSLGKYFTVDVTIREDHKIKKEGFYKYVRHPSYAFSLLTSFGLGLYLNNWLSLILAFAIPFIAFSYRITVEERTLIEQFGEEYLEYRRKTKKLIPFIY, from the coding sequence ATGGAAACATTAAAAATACTTTTTGCTGCTTCTATGGGAGCGTGGTTTTTAAGCGAAATTCTCTACAAGAATATTTTAAAATCCGGGGACAACGACAAAAAAGGAAAAGACCAGTCAACCCTGAATATTTTATGGCTGGCTATTCCGCTTTCTATTGCATCGTCCGTTACCGTTTCATACCTCACAAAAATTCCGATTTCCGGTGAAGAATGGATTTATTATGCTGGAGTTGTTCTTATCTGGACAGGAATTATTTTGAGGTTTATCATCATCAGATCATTAGGAAAATATTTTACCGTTGATGTAACCATACGGGAAGATCATAAAATAAAAAAAGAAGGTTTCTACAAATATGTAAGGCATCCTTCTTATGCTTTTTCGCTGCTGACATCGTTTGGTCTCGGATTGTATCTTAACAACTGGCTTTCATTGATTTTGGCATTTGCTATTCCGTTTATTGCTTTCAGTTACAGGATTACGGTTGAAGAAAGAACTTTAATCGAGCAGTTTGGTGAAGAATACCTGGAATACCGTAGAAAAACGAAAAAATTAATTCCGTTTATTTATTAA
- a CDS encoding SufE family protein, translated as MTIKEKQQEIIDEFAFLEDWEQKYEYIIDLGKELKGLSDDKKTDENLIKGCQSKVWIDAEFKDGKLFFNADSDGILPKGIVSLLVSIYSGHSTQEILDSDFDFISEIGLQEFLSPSRANGLMAMTKQIKFYAVAYQLKS; from the coding sequence ATGACCATTAAGGAAAAACAGCAGGAAATAATCGATGAATTTGCTTTTCTTGAAGATTGGGAACAGAAATATGAATATATCATAGATCTGGGGAAAGAATTGAAAGGGCTTTCTGATGATAAGAAAACGGATGAAAACCTGATTAAAGGCTGTCAGAGTAAGGTCTGGATTGATGCTGAATTTAAAGACGGCAAATTATTTTTCAATGCGGATTCCGACGGTATTTTGCCAAAAGGGATTGTTTCTCTTCTGGTAAGTATATACAGCGGTCACTCTACACAGGAAATTTTAGATTCTGACTTTGATTTTATTTCGGAGATCGGGTTACAGGAGTTTTTATCGCCTTCCAGAGCCAACGGATTAATGGCCATGACCAAACAGATCAAATTTTACGCTGTTGCCTACCAATTGAAATCATAA
- a CDS encoding 2TM domain-containing protein, with the protein METFTNKEELAYQKATRRVKELKGFYGNLTSYCLVISFLAVLNLITSPEYLWFLWPMLGWGIGIAAHAANTFGIGRDWEEKKIRELMEEERRNTKTL; encoded by the coding sequence ATGGAAACTTTCACCAACAAAGAAGAACTAGCGTACCAAAAAGCGACCAGAAGAGTAAAAGAATTAAAAGGATTTTATGGCAACCTTACTTCCTATTGCCTGGTTATTTCCTTTTTAGCAGTATTAAACCTTATCACATCACCGGAATATTTATGGTTTTTATGGCCAATGTTAGGGTGGGGAATCGGGATTGCAGCACATGCAGCCAATACTTTCGGGATTGGAAGAGACTGGGAAGAAAAAAAGATCAGAGAACTGATGGAAGAGGAAAGAAGAAACACCAAAACACTTTAA
- the mnmA gene encoding tRNA 2-thiouridine(34) synthase MnmA: MKIVVGLSGGVDSSVAAYLLQQQGHEVVALFMRNWNDASVTLEDECPWIEDSNDALMVAQKLGIPFQVIDMSELYKERIVDYMFDEYQKGRTPNPDVLCNREVKFDVFLKTALSLGADKVATGHYVRVDSTIDENGKEIFHLLAGKDNNKDQSYFLCQLSQDQLSKALFPIGELTKPQVREIAKEIGLVTADKKDSQGLCFIGKVSLPQFLQQQLVPKEGEIVEIFKDSPLFTQPIPEFSSKQEELEFLSRKINYKKSDGKVIGKHQGAQFFTIGQSKGLGIGGHKESCFIVSRDMENNILFVGEGHQFPGLLKKALKIDNSELHWVRKDLQLKSGESMEVTARFRYRQPLQKAMLYQFDDAFYIEFEELQSAIAEGQFAAWYDGEELLGSGVIS; encoded by the coding sequence ATGAAAATAGTAGTAGGCCTCTCAGGAGGTGTAGATTCCAGTGTCGCGGCATATCTGCTTCAACAGCAGGGCCATGAAGTAGTAGCATTATTTATGAGAAACTGGAATGATGCTTCGGTAACACTGGAAGATGAATGTCCGTGGATCGAAGACAGTAATGATGCGCTGATGGTTGCCCAAAAACTGGGAATCCCTTTCCAGGTAATTGATATGAGTGAACTGTACAAGGAGAGAATCGTTGATTATATGTTCGATGAATATCAGAAAGGAAGAACCCCGAATCCTGATGTTCTGTGTAACCGGGAAGTAAAATTCGATGTTTTCCTAAAAACAGCATTATCGCTTGGCGCAGATAAGGTAGCAACCGGACATTACGTCAGAGTAGATTCTACTATCGATGAAAACGGGAAGGAAATTTTCCATCTTCTTGCCGGAAAAGACAACAATAAAGATCAATCGTACTTCTTATGTCAATTAAGTCAGGATCAGTTATCTAAAGCTTTATTCCCAATTGGGGAACTGACAAAACCTCAGGTAAGGGAAATTGCAAAAGAAATCGGATTGGTAACTGCTGATAAAAAAGATTCCCAGGGATTATGTTTTATCGGAAAAGTAAGTCTTCCTCAATTTCTTCAACAGCAATTGGTTCCGAAAGAAGGAGAAATTGTGGAAATTTTTAAAGATTCCCCACTTTTTACACAACCGATTCCGGAGTTTTCTTCCAAACAGGAAGAACTTGAATTTTTAAGCCGGAAAATCAATTATAAAAAATCTGATGGAAAAGTAATCGGAAAACATCAGGGAGCCCAGTTTTTCACCATCGGACAAAGCAAAGGACTTGGGATAGGCGGACATAAGGAAAGCTGTTTTATCGTCTCCAGAGATATGGAAAACAATATTCTTTTCGTAGGCGAAGGACACCAGTTTCCGGGACTGCTAAAAAAAGCTTTGAAAATTGATAATTCTGAACTGCACTGGGTTCGTAAAGATTTGCAGCTGAAAAGCGGAGAATCTATGGAAGTGACGGCAAGATTCCGTTACAGGCAGCCTTTGCAGAAAGCAATGCTGTATCAGTTTGATGATGCTTTTTATATTGAATTTGAAGAACTGCAGTCTGCCATTGCGGAAGGACAGTTTGCGGCGTGGTATGACGGGGAAGAATTGCTGGGAAGCGGTGTCATTTCATAA